The Pantoea nemavictus genome includes a region encoding these proteins:
- a CDS encoding DUF3053 domain-containing protein: MASGLSRIWMRTGMLMVSALVVMQLTACGDKEGDQRKAFTDFLQNTVMRSGEHLPSLSENQKQTFGNYASDYAILYGFSQQTNQAIEQGMRPVVDELAAIRVPQDYLTRRDSLRQASGNLSVLTQQIQSAKMQADSSKATLKQPDDLKKVYDAAFTKVVTQPASTLIPLLPQLQALSQAAVQTGDYLQSQGARVSFNDNGVQFPTQEQATQYNTLMSNLSSNAQALTQAQNAVQGGL; the protein is encoded by the coding sequence ATGGCGTCAGGATTATCCCGCATCTGGATGCGTACCGGCATGCTGATGGTCAGCGCATTGGTCGTGATGCAACTTACGGCCTGTGGCGACAAAGAAGGCGATCAGCGTAAAGCGTTCACCGATTTTCTTCAGAACACCGTGATGCGTAGCGGCGAACATCTGCCTAGCCTGAGTGAAAACCAGAAGCAGACATTCGGCAACTATGCCAGCGACTACGCCATTCTTTACGGCTTCTCGCAGCAGACTAATCAGGCGATTGAGCAAGGCATGCGTCCTGTGGTTGATGAGCTGGCGGCGATTCGTGTCCCGCAGGATTATCTGACCCGCCGCGACAGCTTGCGTCAGGCCAGCGGCAATCTGAGTGTGCTGACGCAGCAAATCCAGAGCGCCAAAATGCAAGCGGATAGCAGCAAAGCCACCCTGAAGCAGCCGGACGATCTGAAGAAAGTCTACGATGCTGCCTTTACCAAAGTGGTCACGCAGCCAGCCAGTACGCTGATTCCGTTGCTGCCGCAACTGCAGGCGTTGAGCCAGGCCGCGGTACAAACCGGTGATTATCTGCAATCACAAGGCGCACGCGTGAGCTTTAATGACAACGGCGTGCAGTTCCCCACTCAGGAGCAGGCAACACAGTACAATACGCTGATGAGCAATCTTTCCAGTAACGCGCAGGCGCTGACACAAGCGCAAAATGCGGTGCAAGGCGGCTTGTAA
- a CDS encoding PTS mannitol transporter subunit IICBA, protein MSSSVKVKVQSFGRFLSNMVMPNIGAFIAWGIITALFIPTGWIPNETLAKLVGPMITYLLPLLIGFTGGRLVGGDRGGVVGAITTMGVIVGADMPMFLGSMIAGPLGGWAIKSFDRVVDGKIKSGFEMLVNNFSAGIIGMLLALLAFLAIGPLVEGLSHILAAGVNLMVQNNLLPLTSIFVEPAKILFLNNAINHGIFSPLGIQQASEAGKSIFFLIEANPGPGMGVLVAYMIFGRGSAKQSAGGAAIIHFLGGIHEIYFPYVLMAPRLLLAVILGGMTGVFTLTLLNGGLVSPASPGSILAVLAMTPKGAYFANIAAIIAAFAVSFVVSSILLKTSKVKDDDDIEAATQRMKDMKAQSKGQAVAGSPVAGDAMSVDLNHVRKIIVACDAGMGSSAMGAGVLRKKVQDAGLSNISVTNSAINSLPGDVDLVITHRDLTERAMRQAPQAQHISLNNFLDSALYSNLTERLVAANRSEAHRETVQTTLADSYDEGNAHLFKLGADNVFLGLSATHKEQAIRFAGEQLVKGGYVQPEYVEAMLEREKLTPTYLGESIAVPHGTVEAKDRVLKTGVVFCQYPAGVQFGDEPEDVARLVIGIAARNNEHIQVITSLTNALDDDSVIEKLANTTSVQDVLDLLSGSTVKA, encoded by the coding sequence ATGTCCTCATCAGTAAAGGTCAAGGTTCAGAGCTTTGGTCGCTTTCTGAGTAATATGGTGATGCCTAACATCGGTGCGTTTATCGCCTGGGGTATCATCACTGCGCTGTTCATCCCAACCGGATGGATTCCAAACGAAACGCTGGCGAAACTCGTCGGCCCAATGATCACTTACCTGCTGCCACTGCTGATTGGTTTCACCGGTGGACGTCTGGTAGGCGGCGATCGCGGTGGCGTGGTGGGTGCAATCACCACCATGGGCGTGATCGTCGGTGCCGATATGCCGATGTTCCTCGGCTCAATGATTGCCGGTCCGCTGGGCGGCTGGGCGATCAAATCCTTTGACCGCGTGGTAGACGGCAAGATCAAAAGCGGCTTCGAGATGCTGGTCAACAACTTCTCGGCCGGTATCATCGGTATGCTGTTGGCGCTGCTGGCGTTCCTGGCGATCGGTCCACTGGTTGAAGGTTTATCACACATTCTCGCCGCTGGCGTGAATCTGATGGTGCAGAACAACCTGCTGCCGCTGACCTCCATCTTTGTTGAACCGGCGAAAATCCTGTTCCTCAATAACGCCATCAACCACGGTATCTTCTCACCGCTGGGCATTCAGCAGGCGAGCGAAGCTGGCAAGTCAATCTTCTTCCTGATTGAAGCTAACCCAGGTCCGGGTATGGGCGTGCTGGTTGCCTATATGATTTTTGGTCGCGGTAGCGCCAAACAATCTGCAGGCGGTGCAGCGATCATCCACTTCCTTGGTGGTATTCACGAAATTTACTTCCCATATGTGCTGATGGCGCCGCGTCTGCTGCTGGCGGTCATTCTTGGTGGTATGACTGGCGTGTTCACCCTGACGCTGCTGAACGGCGGTCTGGTTTCGCCTGCTTCTCCAGGTTCCATCCTGGCAGTGCTGGCGATGACACCAAAAGGTGCCTACTTCGCTAACATCGCGGCAATCATCGCGGCATTTGCGGTCTCCTTCGTGGTCTCTTCAATTCTGCTGAAAACCAGCAAAGTAAAAGATGATGACGATATCGAAGCCGCAACCCAGCGCATGAAAGATATGAAAGCGCAGTCAAAAGGTCAGGCCGTTGCCGGTTCACCGGTGGCTGGCGATGCAATGAGCGTTGATCTGAACCACGTGCGTAAAATCATCGTTGCCTGTGACGCCGGTATGGGTTCAAGCGCGATGGGTGCTGGCGTGCTGCGTAAGAAAGTGCAGGACGCAGGTCTGAGCAATATCTCCGTCACCAACAGTGCGATTAACTCGCTGCCGGGCGATGTCGATTTGGTGATTACCCACCGCGATCTGACGGAACGTGCGATGCGCCAGGCACCGCAGGCACAGCATATTTCGCTGAACAACTTTCTCGATAGCGCGCTGTACAGCAACCTGACGGAACGCCTGGTTGCCGCCAATCGCAGTGAAGCACATCGTGAAACTGTGCAGACCACGCTGGCGGACAGCTACGACGAAGGCAACGCGCACCTGTTCAAACTGGGCGCAGATAACGTGTTCCTCGGCCTGAGCGCCACGCACAAAGAGCAGGCGATTCGCTTTGCCGGTGAGCAGTTGGTGAAAGGCGGCTACGTCCAGCCGGAATATGTTGAAGCGATGCTGGAACGCGAGAAGCTGACCCCAACTTACCTGGGTGAATCGATCGCTGTGCCGCACGGTACCGTGGAAGCGAAAGACCGCGTGCTGAAAACCGGCGTGGTGTTCTGTCAGTATCCGGCAGGCGTGCAGTTTGGTGATGAGCCAGAAGATGTAGCGCGTCTGGTGATCGGTATCGCCGCTCGTAACAATGAGCACATTCAGGTGATTACCAGCCTGACCAACGCACTGGACGATGACAGCGTGATTGAGAAGTTGGCAAACACCACCAGCGTGCAGGACGTGTTGGATCTGCTTTCCGGCAGTACCGTCAAAGCGTAA